The sequence TTCAGTGCTTTCTTTTTTTAATGATGTTGAAGCTGCTTATGAAGATAAGGTAGAAGCAAAAAAACTGTTAGATTCCTATAAGGAATTTAAGTCTGTTGTCCCGAGAAAAAGTGAAGAAAAACGTTTAGGTCGCGAATTTGAGACGGTTAGCGGTTATTCCTGCTATCATGCGGTTCAATTAGCAAAAGAAAAAAGAGAAGGGAAGATTTCTCTTGGAAACTAAATTTGAATTTGCCAAACAGATTGTGCAAGAAGCTGCAGATTACATTTTGGCCCACATGCAAGAAGATTTGCAGGTCGAGCGCAAGTCTTCGCCTACAGACTTAGTGACACGTTTGGACAAGGAGGTCCAGGAACTCTTGGTTGATCGGATCAAGTCCTCCTATCCTGAGGATTTGATTTGCGCGGAAGAGGGCTGTTTACGTGCTGCAGTCGGTCAAGGTCCTGTTTGGGTGATTGATCCCATTGACGGTACCAATAACTTTGTCGCCCAGCAGGAAGATTTTGCCGTGATGTTGGCTTATTTTGAGGATGGTGTGGGCAAATTTGGTATTATTTATGATGTCATGAAAGGTGATTGTTACCATGGTGGTGGTGCCTTTCCTCCTTGCCGCAATAATGATCCCTTACCGCCTTTTAAAAAGAAACCTCTTCAAGAATTTTTAGTTGCCGGCAACTCAGGTATGTTTGAGAGCAATGAGTGGGGCTTGGCGGATTTGGGGCGAGCAGCGTTGGGTGTCCGTGTATATGGCAGTGCGGCCATTAGTTTT comes from Streptococcus oralis and encodes:
- a CDS encoding UPF0223 family protein, yielding MNKQYSYPLDLSWSTEELASVLSFFNDVEAAYEDKVEAKKLLDSYKEFKSVVPRKSEEKRLGREFETVSGYSCYHAVQLAKEKREGKISLGN
- a CDS encoding inositol monophosphatase family protein, with amino-acid sequence METKFEFAKQIVQEAADYILAHMQEDLQVERKSSPTDLVTRLDKEVQELLVDRIKSSYPEDLICAEEGCLRAAVGQGPVWVIDPIDGTNNFVAQQEDFAVMLAYFEDGVGKFGIIYDVMKGDCYHGGGAFPPCRNNDPLPPFKKKPLQEFLVAGNSGMFESNEWGLADLGRAALGVRVYGSAAISFAKVLSGRLLTYITYLQPWDYAAASILGESLGYRLLTVSGEPADFKTRQPVMMVPIEMQEEIQSYIYERKEN